ttccagttatgttttttttcttctttgatcttcatgattgtttataattgtttgatttgtgtactattttgattgtttttcatatctttgatctccatgattgtttattttgattgtgtatatagtttttttttgtgggtactctctctttgtcaaaaccctaatttgtggttcaaaagatcttggtaagaaattgcatgatttgattataatgatatctttaaattcaaccgtcggaatatgatgaaatttgagtatgtcgtagtttaccttgttatagaagtacattaaaattttcacgcggatcaggtcacgtttgctactgcaaagcttgcacaatatatgactatggtctgctgattTTAAATCCCGAATAGAGGACTGATtcttatttatctcattctccgcttatcgtacaaagctgaaattttagtatgatgtttgtatagatgaaggttacctactgtagaaattttatGAAGTTATGAtcatttaggtacaccaaagtgtgagaaatccggaactgaattctgtatgcacgtattgaaagtagtcgggttctgagtaatgtatatttttaatgaaccgttggaatgctatgatttttgagtgtgttgtggaatattgagttttaagtataccataaaaatttaaataggatcaggtaagtattagtactgcaaagattggacaatctgaaactgtgtttcggtgaaacataattcctttacagctatcttcataatttgttatgtcatcatgcattaattgacttgctactttgcatgggtgtcattgagaatcactatcacttgttaagtcatcttatttagacacatacttctcttctattctatatgccaaagttcaatacagtgacgtacttcattccgtattggcgtgttttagccaattcattcggtacttttgttataatgatatctttaaattcaaccgttggaatatgatgaaatttgagtatgtcgtttaccttgttatagaagtacagtaaaattttcacgtgGATCAGGTCATGTtttctactgcaaagcttgcacaatatatgactatggtctgctgagtttaaatcccgaataggggactgattcctatttatctcattctccgcttatcggaaaaagctgaaattttagtatgatgtttgtatatatgaaggtttcctaatgtagaaatttcatgaagttctgatcactttaggtacaccaaagtgtgagaaatccggaactgaattctgtatgcacgtattgaaagtagtcgggttatgagtaatgtatctttttaatgaaccgttagaatgctatgatttttgagcgtgttgtggaatattgagttgtaagtgtacagtaaaaatttcaagaggatcatgtaagtattagtactgcaaagattggacaatctgaaactgtgtttcggtgaaacagaattcctttacagctatcttcataatttgttatgtcatcatgcattagagaaactacatcattatgtgatacaagatgcgtttctattgaagaaatgcttggtacatttttactcgttgttagccaaagttcacgatattgcacaatatgtgacacatttggtcgctctcggtggacagttagtaaaaacttcaacaagatgttgcgagctttaaattctatagctccgaggatgatggctaagccaacaagtgcaactccattTAAAATTCGTGAGAGTACACGATTTTATCCTTACTTTAAGGATTGCATTGGAGTTATGGAAGGTACACATATCCCAGCAATGGTAGAGAAAAGAAATGCAGCCGTTTATCGgaatcgacatggaattacatctcaaaatgttttaGCGGTTTGTaacttcgacttggagttcatatacgtgctcagtggatgggaagggtctgctcatgattcggaaatacttaacgacgcaatgacaaaaagaaatggactgaaaataccgcaaggtaattttacttttatctaatgtgaagttttgagttttttggttaagttatattcaggttctacttgacgaagttttatttttgtgttttattcaggtaaatattacttgggggatggtgggtttgcaaaccgacgatattgtttaacaccatttcgtggccaacgttatcatttgaaagaattctctggtacgggtaatcatgcgaaaaagtctgaagaattatttaacatgcgtcatgcttctttgaggaatgtagttgaaagattgttcggtgttgtgaagtctcgtttcttgatctttaagtctcaaccaccatttccgtatcaggtgcaagcggagataatgacagcttgtgcaggcctacacaacttcttacgaaaagaatgccgttcagatgagtttccggttgaggaagaggaagatagccatccatcaacgcttgtaagtgacgatgaaattttgacacaacaaactcaagaacaacaacgtcaagaagctaatgcatggagaaagagtatagcggatgatatgtgggaaaatgttcgtgaacaaagggagttaaaattgtatggagaccgttaaattgaagggaaaaaaaattatctcgttgcacaaaataacatactagtgatacagagatatgatcattttcattt
This portion of the Papaver somniferum cultivar HN1 chromosome 11, ASM357369v1, whole genome shotgun sequence genome encodes:
- the LOC113322294 gene encoding uncharacterized protein LOC113322294 produces the protein MAKPTSATPFKIRESTRFYPYFKDCIGVMEGTHIPAMVEKRNAAVYRNRHGITSQNVLAVCNFDLEFIYVLSGWEGSAHDSEILNDAMTKRNGLKIPQECRSDEFPVEEEEDSHPSTLVSDDEILTQQTQEQQRQEANAWRKSIADD